A genomic window from candidate division WOR-3 bacterium includes:
- a CDS encoding aminotransferase class I/II-fold pyridoxal phosphate-dependent enzyme → MAKSRLNESLKKELLKLKEEGRLKGKEYIITGIKKPENGKGPRYFLKGFGNKEFIRMNSNSYLGMSLLEDIIKTEEENARKFGVGPGAVRFISGTFEPHRLLEKKLAEFHKREDCMIYSAAYVTVIGVLAALINADTIVLSDELNHNCIINAIRLSRPKDKLIYKHLDMKDLEEKVKGVLGKAKRLIIVTDGVFSMRGDFAPLKEIEDISNKYDEYFEENIIVVVDDSHGVGAFGDTGRGTEEYTGARCDILIGTLGKAFGVNGGYVVSDEVIINYLKEVAITYVYSNPITPAEAACALKVVEFLDSKEGKKRLEYLRELTKYFKENLLKLGYETILSSHPIVPLLIRDTWKTRDLVNYLIENGILATGLTYPIVPRGDETIRFQINADHTYYDIDYVLNVLEKYKREKF, encoded by the coding sequence ATGGCTAAAAGTAGATTAAATGAATCTTTAAAAAAAGAACTTTTAAAACTCAAGGAAGAAGGTAGATTAAAGGGAAAGGAATATATTATAACAGGAATTAAAAAACCGGAAAATGGTAAAGGACCAAGGTATTTTTTGAAAGGTTTTGGAAATAAGGAATTTATAAGGATGAATTCCAATTCATATCTTGGAATGTCGCTTCTTGAAGATATAATAAAGACAGAAGAGGAAAATGCAAGAAAATTTGGTGTTGGACCTGGTGCTGTAAGATTTATAAGTGGAACTTTTGAACCTCACAGGTTACTTGAAAAAAAACTTGCGGAATTCCATAAAAGAGAAGATTGTATGATATACAGTGCAGCCTATGTTACGGTTATTGGAGTTCTTGCTGCTCTTATAAATGCTGATACAATTGTTTTGAGTGATGAACTAAATCATAACTGTATTATAAATGCTATTAGATTATCAAGACCGAAAGATAAACTTATTTATAAACATCTTGACATGAAGGATCTTGAGGAAAAAGTTAAAGGTGTTCTCGGAAAGGCAAAGAGACTTATTATTGTTACTGATGGAGTTTTCAGTATGAGAGGTGATTTTGCACCTTTAAAGGAAATAGAAGATATTTCAAATAAATATGATGAATATTTTGAGGAAAATATAATAGTAGTTGTAGATGATTCTCATGGAGTTGGTGCTTTTGGGGATACAGGAAGAGGTACTGAGGAATATACAGGTGCAAGATGCGATATTTTGATTGGAACACTTGGTAAGGCTTTCGGAGTAAATGGTGGTTATGTTGTATCTGATGAGGTTATAATAAATTACTTAAAGGAAGTTGCTATAACATATGTTTACTCAAATCCTATAACACCAGCTGAGGCAGCTTGTGCTCTTAAAGTTGTTGAGTTTCTTGATAGCAAGGAAGGTAAAAAAAGGCTTGAATACTTAAGAGAATTAACAAAGTATTTCAAGGAAAACCTTTTAAAGCTTGGATACGAGACAATTTTAAGCTCCCATCCCATTGTTCCTCTTTTAATAAGAGATACATGGAAAACAAGGGATCTTGTTAATTATTTAATTGAAAATGGAATTTTAGCAACAGGTCTTACCTATCCAATAGTTCCAAGAGGGGATGAAACTATAAGATTTCAGATAAATGCAGATCATACCTATTATGATATTGATTATGTTTTAAATGTTCTTGAAAAATATAAAAGAGAAAAATTTTAA
- the truD gene encoding tRNA pseudouridine(13) synthase TruD translates to MKFKTFLEDFVVEEVLKKGVLKEKGLYKVYKAKKIGLESFYLKNLLEKTFNAKISFLGLKDKKSISIFYFSAKGNVPNYVKFKNFSAELIGFSDKELNSYDLEKNNFKITLRDLRKNEVGKIFEILEDLSKKGFPNYFDIQRLSSDASSLFFPLLIKGNIKEAIKVHLLSLSPEGRKNLKRFKKYVKKFFYKPERLLPYAPSEEDREIVKKLIEDDCKGIIKKIESDLLKIYFEKFSSLIWNKCVSKFLKKSKISFKKGFVIKIKNIFLFVPETINQEVKDILSEPIFPVPGTERIPSHPEFEEILIRELKKDNLSYPLKVPDFLENFSFRGYTRRLWVYPEDLNFNYDKEKLILSFSLPPGSYATILLKILMRKLNL, encoded by the coding sequence ATGAAATTTAAAACTTTTTTAGAGGATTTTGTAGTTGAGGAGGTTTTAAAAAAAGGTGTTTTAAAGGAGAAAGGTTTATATAAAGTTTATAAAGCAAAAAAGATTGGTCTTGAAAGTTTTTATCTTAAAAACCTTCTTGAAAAAACCTTTAATGCAAAAATAAGTTTTTTAGGTTTAAAGGATAAAAAATCTATAAGTATTTTTTATTTTTCTGCAAAGGGGAACGTGCCCAATTATGTAAAATTTAAAAATTTTTCTGCTGAACTTATAGGATTTTCTGATAAAGAATTAAACTCATATGATCTTGAAAAAAACAATTTCAAAATTACCTTGAGGGATTTAAGAAAAAATGAGGTTGGTAAGATTTTTGAAATTCTCGAGGATTTGAGTAAAAAAGGTTTTCCAAATTATTTTGATATACAGAGATTATCCTCGGATGCAAGTTCTTTATTTTTTCCGCTTTTAATTAAGGGAAATATTAAAGAAGCAATAAAAGTTCACCTTCTATCGCTTTCTCCTGAAGGAAGAAAGAATTTAAAAAGATTTAAAAAGTATGTAAAAAAATTTTTTTATAAACCTGAAAGGCTTCTTCCTTATGCTCCTTCAGAGGAGGACAGGGAAATCGTAAAAAAACTCATTGAAGATGATTGCAAAGGAATTATTAAGAAAATAGAATCTGATTTATTAAAAATTTATTTTGAGAAATTTTCATCCCTTATATGGAATAAATGTGTAAGTAAGTTTCTAAAAAAAAGTAAAATAAGTTTTAAAAAAGGGTTTGTTATTAAAATAAAAAATATTTTTCTTTTTGTCCCTGAAACAATAAATCAGGAAGTTAAAGATATTTTGAGTGAACCTATATTTCCTGTTCCTGGAACTGAGAGAATCCCTTCTCATCCTGAGTTTGAAGAAATTTTAATTAGAGAATTAAAAAAGGACAATTTAAGTTATCCATTAAAAGTTCCTGATTTTTTAGAAAATTTTTCCTTTAGGGGTTACACTCGAAGGTTATGGGTTTATCCAGAGGATTTAAATTTTAATTATGATAAGGAAAAACTTATACTTTCTTTTTCTTTGCCTCCTGGTTCCTATGCCACAATTCTATTAAAAATTTTAATGAGGAAACTTAATTTATGA
- a CDS encoding PH domain-containing protein, translated as MEWKVWLLKDNKLKGIFVIFLILLVSFLIFISYGSFFSLLSILILLFSINDFLFPIKYKIDDKKLIIQKIFWKREIDVKNIKRVEKITQGLFVSPYFIRNFLDNFRGMTLFTKEREKVYEFIERVRKINNT; from the coding sequence ATGGAATGGAAGGTCTGGCTTTTAAAGGATAATAAATTAAAGGGAATTTTTGTGATTTTTTTAATACTTTTAGTTTCATTTCTCATTTTTATTTCCTATGGTTCCTTTTTTTCTCTTTTATCTATCCTTATACTTTTATTTTCAATCAATGATTTTCTTTTTCCGATAAAATATAAAATAGATGATAAAAAGCTTATTATTCAGAAAATTTTCTGGAAAAGGGAAATTGATGTAAAGAATATAAAAAGAGTTGAAAAAATAACTCAAGGTTTATTTGTGTCCCCTTATTTTATAAGAAATTTTCTTGATAATTTCAGGGGAATGACACTTTTCACAAAGGAAAGGGAAAAAGTTTATGAATTTATTGAGAGAGTTAGAAAAATTAACAATACCTGA
- a CDS encoding EamA family transporter: protein MNYLILSIITLIAWGFWGFFSKFSTYYYRWYEYFIFSSIMSLFFSTFLFFLYRKDLNFRPEGLVYLLLALFSGTIGTVFFYLALTKGKASIIVPLTSLYPALTLILSRIFLKEELSLQGYIGIILAIFAILLLSKSS, encoded by the coding sequence ATGAACTATTTAATTTTATCAATAATTACACTTATTGCTTGGGGATTTTGGGGATTTTTTTCAAAATTTTCTACATATTATTACAGGTGGTATGAATACTTCATTTTCTCAAGTATTATGTCGCTTTTTTTCTCAACATTTCTTTTTTTCCTTTATAGAAAAGATTTGAACTTTAGACCAGAAGGATTAGTTTACCTTTTACTTGCACTATTCTCAGGAACAATAGGGACAGTATTTTTTTATCTCGCACTTACAAAAGGAAAAGCATCCATAATAGTCCCTTTAACATCACTTTATCCTGCTCTTACTCTTATACTTTCAAGAATATTTTTAAAAGAAGAATTAAGTCTACAAGGGTATATTGGCATAATACTTGCCATATTTGCTATTCTTCTATTATCTAAAAGTTCATAA